A region of Kribbella sp. NBC_01245 DNA encodes the following proteins:
- a CDS encoding fibronectin type III domain-containing protein, whose amino-acid sequence MSRRLPALFCALAVFAGLLAGPTATATTNTTQATTEAASTPTTGAGQYVPLAAAVRLLDTGAANGVPTSTPVPAQGTVTTKFTGRGGIPATGVTGLVANIVVVGATATGALPAWPTGETRPGVSTVIFTGGATYAASASVLRLNSSGQASFYNTSSGTLRLIVDISGYFTDASAMTAGTRFVPLKQTRALDTRNKIGVPTTTPVAANGSVTFDLAGKAGLPAAAAISAVVANITAVSPTANGGWIAYPAGSTRPGTSNGNFVASRNKTNSAVARLSADGKLTIFNAGSGTTHYILDVAGYYTPAGNSAAKSMRVVPVSPRRVYDSGATLVPAGTTRTVKVAGLAGVPATGLGMVALHVIANGTGTTGEILAYPAGEAKPVGVTDIVSPASSNGFNLLWTRTNAAGEVTISNGTNQGAHLYADVQAYALQPKIAAAPTGVQAVPGDKSVTVTWQPPTDTGDLPVASYRVVSTPDELAISSTTNSATFTNLPNGAPYSFRVATVNAAGTSAYSADTEQVIPAAPAPPGKPFITGVTPRNNAAVVTWTAPPDGAGSVTSYEVSTGGTPVTVAGDVRTAEVPGLANGTTYSVTVKAINGNGSQASDPVQVTPELGRAPHKPMLNSVVALNGRVDLQWVEPADGGSDITGYEIVANPGDLRLTTPAGTTVAAVTGLTNDQVYSFEVRARNAAGLGEAATTTSTPKQVRVPGPAENLQVSVAGVGSIKLDWRAPVDVGTSAVTGYTVTVNPGAQSISTTAPTLTVNSLDPATEYTFKVKAISAAGAGPDSAESVPVRPASSVTKTPVVLTAESIAALTKVQPDGTIGIETPTPQLAAVVTGDLVVSSGTAAAPEGFLKRILRVDQYAGMTVWLTEDAAITDVFAAGELAGKFQLLDSDVQGFVPASDGIRLKRAEIKGASAKTGAPKARQLASGGGKEWTVGLRDGAFVIEVDKQFADTKVTLTASLKGSIDADYNLTAEVKHDVRLEAKVQTETQFNLRRRAYDQRVPLGTVRAGCYVIPMLGVPVKLCPVIRLELALRAEGTAGVLVTTEFSRLVGARLVTTPTGTDFQSINEPVEDTNFRITPSLSTVGRIELRGNLDVMVYGVVGPRVSLGLYARAEANIGKDPWWEAGIGVALGAGMTFTWAGKTSVWSKDDLLQLEFFYRDADGPFAGLTIDPPRAHVGVGEPVTFTGSIVGFPADAPIQWTVNGAGQITSAGVYSSASPGTAEVTAEVPATANHGKLTAKAIVDVGARVPAPVTELAVTPMEFSAQVKWRAPVEVALPVKYYVITTTPDTGTRYEVTDAQTPSLHLKRLAANVTYTVSVRAVTDAGPGDPVTSAPFKVKTLAVNTLAATDIAAGLGTYNGADSDYVGREGAAWSANGRYAFFTVPGQSWITTVPDLPLGGLAYLVRRDLFTGDTRLVSRAADGVTPTVIAPHGHGGMLGQIAVSADGSVVAYKVRGTTSQGVPFDRVLVHDINTGTTWGPSSSFGRVEMLRLNPAGDALAFSANIRDGEIFQINDVYHFRKGGVLTKVNVCIATGVCDATEAYQLGLSADGNTVMYRSVDPEDPASPYYDSPNLIVLRNVVTKTHTLPYAGKTKPIVNSAVFSPDGRTILAIVGQCAAAGCTTFPFGMAVKAVGSPFVAADVVAVPEPAGRYVLPAAVSNSGVKFAYVSRVQRDPSNYYWQTVHLYNRSTRAGFAVPNPAGAESDHSDWYPSLSADGSVVSWSRFKASKVEERCGDRCLGVQAMRVS is encoded by the coding sequence ATGTCACGCCGATTACCCGCGCTGTTCTGCGCACTAGCCGTGTTCGCCGGTCTGTTGGCCGGCCCAACTGCCACAGCCACGACCAACACCACCCAAGCGACCACCGAAGCGGCGAGTACGCCGACGACCGGAGCCGGGCAGTACGTGCCGTTGGCCGCGGCCGTGCGGCTGCTCGACACCGGTGCCGCGAACGGCGTACCGACCTCGACACCCGTGCCCGCACAGGGCACGGTCACGACCAAGTTCACCGGCCGCGGCGGTATTCCCGCGACCGGCGTGACCGGCCTGGTGGCGAATATCGTCGTGGTCGGCGCGACCGCCACCGGTGCGTTGCCCGCCTGGCCGACCGGGGAGACCCGGCCCGGCGTATCGACCGTCATCTTCACGGGCGGCGCCACGTACGCGGCCTCCGCCAGCGTGCTCCGCTTGAACTCGAGCGGCCAGGCGAGCTTCTACAACACCAGCTCCGGCACGTTACGGCTCATCGTCGACATCTCCGGCTACTTCACCGACGCCAGCGCGATGACGGCGGGCACCAGATTCGTACCGTTGAAGCAGACTCGTGCGCTGGACACCCGCAACAAGATCGGCGTACCGACGACCACCCCGGTCGCGGCGAACGGCTCGGTGACGTTCGACCTGGCTGGTAAAGCCGGCCTACCCGCGGCTGCCGCGATCTCGGCCGTGGTCGCCAACATCACCGCCGTATCGCCGACCGCGAACGGCGGCTGGATCGCCTATCCGGCGGGTAGCACGCGCCCAGGTACCTCCAACGGAAACTTCGTGGCGAGCCGCAACAAGACCAACAGCGCGGTCGCGCGGCTGTCCGCGGACGGCAAGCTGACGATCTTCAACGCCGGCAGCGGCACGACGCACTACATCCTCGACGTCGCCGGCTACTACACGCCTGCCGGCAACAGTGCTGCCAAGTCGATGCGGGTGGTGCCGGTCTCACCGCGGCGCGTGTACGACAGTGGCGCCACCCTCGTCCCGGCCGGAACCACCCGCACGGTCAAGGTCGCCGGCCTGGCAGGCGTTCCGGCGACCGGCCTCGGCATGGTCGCCCTGCACGTGATCGCGAACGGCACCGGCACCACCGGCGAGATCCTCGCCTACCCGGCCGGTGAGGCGAAACCGGTCGGCGTCACCGACATCGTGTCACCGGCCTCCTCGAACGGGTTCAACCTGCTGTGGACGCGGACCAACGCCGCCGGCGAGGTCACCATCAGCAACGGGACGAACCAGGGCGCCCATCTCTACGCGGACGTCCAGGCCTACGCACTGCAGCCGAAAATCGCCGCCGCGCCCACCGGCGTACAGGCCGTGCCGGGCGACAAGTCGGTGACGGTCACCTGGCAACCGCCAACGGACACAGGCGATCTGCCGGTCGCGAGCTATCGCGTCGTGTCCACCCCCGACGAGCTCGCCATCTCCTCGACGACGAATTCGGCGACCTTCACCAACCTGCCGAACGGCGCGCCCTATTCGTTCCGCGTGGCCACGGTGAACGCCGCCGGCACCTCCGCGTACTCGGCTGACACCGAGCAGGTCATCCCCGCGGCACCGGCGCCACCCGGCAAGCCGTTCATCACCGGCGTCACGCCTCGCAACAACGCGGCCGTGGTGACTTGGACGGCCCCACCCGATGGCGCCGGCAGCGTTACGTCGTACGAGGTGTCGACAGGCGGTACGCCGGTCACGGTCGCGGGCGATGTCCGGACGGCGGAGGTACCCGGCCTGGCGAACGGTACGACGTACAGCGTCACTGTGAAGGCCATCAACGGCAATGGCAGCCAGGCCTCGGATCCGGTGCAGGTGACGCCGGAATTGGGACGCGCGCCGCATAAGCCGATGCTCAACTCGGTCGTCGCACTCAACGGCCGGGTCGACCTGCAATGGGTCGAGCCCGCCGACGGTGGATCCGACATCACCGGCTATGAGATCGTCGCGAACCCGGGCGATCTGCGACTGACCACACCAGCGGGTACGACAGTCGCGGCGGTCACCGGTCTGACCAACGACCAGGTCTATTCGTTCGAGGTGCGGGCGCGGAATGCGGCCGGGCTGGGTGAGGCCGCGACGACGACGTCCACGCCGAAGCAGGTCCGCGTGCCTGGTCCGGCGGAGAACCTGCAGGTCTCCGTGGCCGGCGTCGGCTCGATCAAGCTGGATTGGCGAGCCCCGGTCGATGTCGGGACCTCGGCGGTGACCGGCTACACGGTCACGGTGAATCCCGGCGCCCAGTCGATCTCGACGACCGCGCCCACTCTCACGGTGAACAGTTTGGATCCCGCGACTGAGTACACGTTCAAGGTCAAGGCGATCAGCGCGGCAGGTGCCGGGCCGGATAGCGCAGAGTCCGTGCCGGTGCGGCCGGCGTCGAGCGTCACGAAGACGCCGGTGGTGCTGACGGCCGAGTCGATCGCGGCCCTGACGAAGGTGCAGCCGGACGGCACGATCGGTATCGAGACGCCGACCCCGCAGTTGGCGGCGGTCGTGACCGGCGACCTGGTGGTCTCTTCGGGTACGGCGGCGGCACCGGAGGGTTTCCTGAAGCGGATCCTCCGAGTCGACCAGTACGCCGGGATGACCGTCTGGCTGACCGAGGACGCGGCCATCACCGATGTCTTCGCCGCGGGTGAGCTGGCCGGCAAGTTCCAGCTGCTCGACAGCGATGTCCAGGGATTCGTACCCGCTTCCGACGGCATCCGGCTGAAGCGCGCCGAGATCAAGGGCGCGTCCGCGAAGACCGGTGCGCCCAAGGCCCGCCAGCTGGCGAGCGGCGGCGGTAAGGAGTGGACGGTCGGCCTTCGGGACGGGGCCTTCGTGATCGAGGTGGACAAGCAGTTCGCCGATACCAAGGTCACGCTGACCGCGTCGCTCAAGGGCTCGATCGACGCGGACTACAACCTCACGGCCGAGGTGAAACACGACGTCCGGCTGGAGGCGAAGGTCCAGACCGAGACCCAGTTCAACCTGCGTCGGCGGGCCTATGACCAGAGAGTGCCGCTCGGAACGGTTCGGGCCGGTTGTTACGTGATCCCGATGCTCGGTGTTCCGGTCAAGCTCTGCCCGGTCATCCGGCTGGAGTTGGCGCTGCGTGCGGAGGGCACGGCGGGCGTTCTCGTCACCACCGAGTTCTCCCGGCTGGTCGGCGCCCGGTTGGTCACCACGCCGACCGGTACCGATTTCCAGAGCATCAACGAACCCGTCGAGGACACCAACTTCCGGATCACGCCCTCGCTGTCCACCGTCGGCCGGATCGAACTGCGCGGCAACCTCGACGTGATGGTGTACGGCGTTGTCGGCCCGCGGGTCTCGCTCGGCCTGTACGCGAGGGCCGAAGCCAATATCGGCAAGGATCCCTGGTGGGAGGCCGGTATCGGTGTCGCCCTCGGTGCGGGGATGACCTTCACCTGGGCCGGGAAGACGTCGGTCTGGAGCAAAGACGATCTGTTACAGCTCGAGTTCTTCTATCGGGACGCCGACGGCCCCTTCGCCGGACTGACCATCGATCCGCCCAGGGCTCACGTCGGGGTTGGGGAACCGGTCACCTTCACCGGGAGCATCGTCGGCTTCCCCGCGGACGCGCCGATCCAGTGGACGGTCAACGGCGCGGGCCAGATCACCTCGGCGGGCGTCTACTCATCGGCGAGCCCGGGTACGGCGGAGGTGACGGCGGAGGTCCCGGCCACCGCCAACCACGGGAAGTTGACGGCGAAAGCGATAGTCGATGTCGGTGCACGGGTGCCCGCCCCGGTCACCGAGCTTGCCGTGACACCGATGGAGTTCTCCGCACAGGTGAAATGGCGTGCGCCCGTCGAGGTCGCCCTGCCCGTCAAGTACTACGTCATCACCACCACACCCGACACCGGCACGCGATACGAGGTGACGGACGCGCAGACGCCATCGCTGCACCTGAAGCGATTGGCGGCGAACGTCACCTACACCGTCTCGGTCCGGGCGGTCACGGACGCCGGTCCCGGTGATCCCGTCACCTCGGCGCCCTTCAAGGTCAAGACGTTGGCCGTCAACACGCTTGCCGCAACGGATATCGCCGCCGGCCTGGGGACGTACAACGGGGCCGATAGCGACTACGTCGGTCGTGAGGGTGCGGCCTGGTCGGCGAACGGCCGCTACGCCTTCTTCACCGTTCCGGGGCAGTCCTGGATCACGACCGTGCCCGACCTACCGCTCGGCGGTCTGGCCTATCTGGTCCGGCGGGATCTCTTCACCGGCGACACCAGGCTCGTCTCGCGGGCGGCTGACGGGGTGACGCCGACGGTGATCGCGCCGCACGGTCACGGCGGCATGCTCGGGCAGATCGCGGTCTCGGCCGACGGCTCGGTCGTGGCCTACAAGGTCCGCGGTACGACGAGCCAAGGCGTTCCGTTCGACCGGGTGCTCGTGCACGACATCAACACCGGTACGACGTGGGGTCCGTCGTCGTCGTTCGGGCGGGTCGAGATGCTCCGGCTCAACCCGGCCGGGGACGCGCTCGCCTTCAGCGCGAACATCCGGGACGGCGAGATCTTCCAGATCAACGACGTCTACCACTTCCGCAAGGGCGGTGTGCTGACGAAGGTCAACGTCTGCATCGCCACCGGGGTGTGCGACGCGACCGAGGCCTACCAGCTCGGTCTCTCAGCGGATGGCAACACGGTGATGTACCGCAGCGTCGATCCGGAGGATCCGGCCAGCCCGTACTACGACTCGCCGAACCTGATCGTGTTGCGGAACGTCGTCACGAAGACGCACACCCTGCCGTACGCGGGGAAGACCAAGCCGATCGTGAACAGCGCGGTCTTCAGCCCGGACGGCCGAACGATCCTCGCCATCGTCGGGCAATGCGCGGCCGCGGGCTGCACCACCTTCCCGTTCGGAATGGCGGTGAAGGCCGTCGGCAGCCCGTTCGTGGCGGCGGACGTGGTCGCCGTACCGGAACCGGCTGGGCGGTACGTCTTGCCGGCGGCGGTGAGCAACAGTGGCGTGAAGTTCGCGTACGTGAGCAGGGTCCAGCGGGATCCGAGCAACTACTACTGGCAGACCGTGCACCTCTACAACCGGTCCACTCGCGCGGGGTTCGCCGTACCGAATCCTGCTGGGGCGGAGAGCGATCACAGCGACTGGTACCCGTCACTGAGTGCTGACGGATCAGTGGTGTCGTGGTCCCGCTTCAAAGCCAGCAAGGTCGAGGAACGCTGTGGCGACCGCTGCCTTGGCGTACAGGCCATGCGTGTGAGCTAG
- a CDS encoding RICIN domain-containing protein — protein MRRSALLCATAAIAAGLTAPANATTATDSAAAAVAAQVWVTTPDAGKLLARQADVQFGNATSGTTIDVSASSVYQTMDGFGAAFTDSSTWLAWNKMNTSQRDAMMNKLFDRSTGIGLSLLRQPMGASDFTANSADYTYDDTCCDLNDFSIAYDKTYTIPVLKAAKSRNPGLKIIGTPWSPPAWMKTNNSLNGGRLRTDRYADFANYFVKYTQAYAAEGLPIYAVTLQNEPHHEASYPSMRMEPDEQAAVAKFNLGPAFAAAVVPAKIIAWDHNWNEPNYPISVLNDAAAKQYIAGSAFHCYAGEPGAQTTVHNAHPDRDIWFTECSGGNWATDFGANLKWNTQNLVIGATRNWAKGVTLWNMALDQNSGPTNGGCADCRGVVTIDSNNGNVSYNVEYYVLGHASKFVLPGAQRISSTTFAGDVESVAFRNPDGSIALIALNAGSASKTFTVRSNGQSFNYTLPAGAVATYTWTPEAVAPGPIDAAAWYQVVNANSGKCVDAADHGTSNGTAVQQWACGSAQADQQWQFRPTSDGYYKAVSRGGAVVWDVVGGSGALTAGTKVQLWTDAGGTNQQWKPVPAGDGYTFQARHSGQCLDVTDASTSDGARLQQWTCTGGTAQTFRLVPQP, from the coding sequence ATGAGACGATCCGCCCTGCTCTGTGCCACTGCGGCAATAGCCGCGGGACTCACGGCCCCTGCCAACGCCACGACCGCCACGGATTCGGCCGCGGCCGCTGTTGCCGCGCAAGTCTGGGTCACCACTCCGGACGCCGGCAAATTGCTTGCGCGACAAGCCGACGTTCAATTCGGAAATGCGACCAGCGGTACGACGATCGACGTTTCCGCCTCCTCCGTTTACCAGACGATGGACGGTTTCGGCGCGGCCTTCACCGACTCCTCCACTTGGCTGGCGTGGAACAAAATGAATACCAGCCAGCGCGATGCCATGATGAACAAGCTGTTCGATCGAAGCACCGGGATCGGCCTGAGCCTGTTGAGGCAGCCGATGGGCGCCAGTGATTTCACCGCCAATAGCGCCGACTACACGTACGACGACACGTGCTGCGACTTGAACGATTTCTCCATCGCGTACGACAAGACCTACACCATCCCAGTGCTCAAAGCCGCCAAATCCCGCAACCCCGGGCTGAAGATCATCGGAACGCCTTGGTCGCCACCGGCCTGGATGAAAACCAACAACTCGCTCAATGGCGGCCGATTGCGCACGGATCGCTATGCCGACTTCGCGAACTATTTCGTGAAATACACCCAGGCGTACGCCGCTGAAGGTCTGCCGATCTACGCGGTGACGCTACAGAACGAGCCGCACCACGAGGCGTCGTACCCGTCGATGCGGATGGAACCCGACGAGCAGGCCGCGGTCGCCAAGTTCAACCTCGGGCCGGCGTTCGCCGCAGCCGTCGTTCCCGCCAAGATCATCGCGTGGGACCACAACTGGAATGAACCGAATTACCCGATCAGCGTGCTCAACGACGCGGCCGCCAAGCAGTACATCGCCGGATCCGCGTTCCACTGTTATGCCGGTGAGCCCGGTGCTCAGACCACCGTTCACAACGCACATCCCGATCGCGATATCTGGTTCACCGAATGCTCAGGCGGCAACTGGGCAACGGATTTCGGCGCGAACCTGAAGTGGAATACGCAGAACCTGGTCATCGGTGCCACCAGGAACTGGGCCAAGGGCGTGACGTTGTGGAACATGGCGCTGGACCAGAACAGCGGCCCCACCAACGGCGGCTGCGCCGACTGCCGCGGCGTCGTCACGATCGACTCGAACAACGGAAACGTCAGCTACAACGTCGAGTACTACGTGCTCGGCCACGCGAGCAAGTTCGTTCTGCCTGGTGCTCAACGAATCAGCTCCACCACCTTCGCGGGTGACGTCGAGTCTGTTGCCTTCCGCAACCCTGACGGCTCGATCGCCTTGATCGCGTTGAATGCGGGATCTGCCAGCAAGACGTTCACGGTCCGCTCAAACGGCCAGTCGTTCAACTACACGCTTCCGGCCGGCGCTGTCGCCACGTACACCTGGACACCCGAGGCGGTCGCTCCTGGTCCGATCGACGCCGCAGCCTGGTATCAGGTGGTCAACGCGAACAGTGGCAAGTGTGTGGACGCGGCAGACCACGGAACCAGCAACGGCACCGCTGTCCAGCAGTGGGCCTGCGGATCGGCACAGGCCGATCAGCAGTGGCAGTTCCGCCCGACCAGCGACGGCTACTACAAGGCGGTGAGCCGGGGTGGAGCCGTCGTGTGGGACGTCGTCGGCGGCTCGGGAGCCCTCACCGCCGGGACGAAGGTCCAACTGTGGACCGATGCCGGCGGCACCAACCAGCAGTGGAAACCAGTACCGGCCGGTGACGGCTATACCTTCCAGGCCCGCCACAGCGGCCAGTGCCTGGACGTCACGGACGCCTCCACCAGTGACGGCGCCCGGCTCCAGCAATGGACCTGCACCGGAGGCACTGCCCAAACCTTCAGACTCGTACCTCAACCCTGA
- a CDS encoding TetR/AcrR family transcriptional regulator: MASDESETPDHATPRRRTNAERTASRRREILTAASATFATKGFHKSSLQEVAAAAGITPAGLLHHFGTKDQLLTELLAHRDASEIAEVNDPERPRGNAFLDHLAVTADRNSRRPGLTQLYVVLSAEGVTDEHPAQDYFRSRYDGLRAMIADEIRISQTGEDQRGSSLDPQEMATLIIAVMDGLQIQWLYDPDAVDMGALVRKLIAAITA; this comes from the coding sequence ATGGCGAGTGACGAGTCGGAAACGCCCGACCATGCAACGCCAAGACGACGGACCAACGCGGAACGTACCGCGTCACGCCGGCGCGAGATCCTGACGGCGGCGTCAGCGACGTTCGCGACCAAGGGCTTCCACAAATCCTCGCTGCAGGAAGTCGCCGCGGCCGCCGGCATCACCCCCGCCGGACTGCTGCACCACTTCGGCACCAAGGACCAACTGCTGACCGAGCTGCTGGCCCACCGCGACGCCTCCGAGATCGCCGAGGTCAACGACCCGGAACGGCCGCGTGGCAACGCTTTTCTCGACCACCTCGCAGTCACGGCCGACCGCAATAGCCGTCGGCCCGGTCTGACTCAGCTGTACGTCGTCCTGTCGGCCGAAGGCGTCACCGACGAGCACCCGGCGCAGGACTACTTCCGGTCCCGGTACGACGGCCTGCGGGCGATGATCGCCGACGAGATCCGGATCAGCCAGACCGGCGAGGACCAGCGCGGCAGCAGCCTCGACCCGCAGGAGATGGCGACCCTGATCATCGCGGTGATGGACGGCCTGCAGATCCAGTGGCTCTACGACCCCGACGCCGTCGACATGGGCGCGCTGGTGCGCAAACTGATCGCCGCGATCACCGCCTGA
- a CDS encoding extracellular catalytic domain type 1 short-chain-length polyhydroxyalkanoate depolymerase, producing MRVRGVPVALVALLLPPFVSPAGAVPVEDQAATACVRQLPPGTQTIQVPFQGATYPVRVHVPNGAAARQTLPMVLNLHYSNGNADQQAAYSGLEPVGDQAGFITVQPNGNLPAATPNPNQIWFWNVPGVPTTAGSYPPPDARDDIAYLTKVIEHLTTVACVDTSRVYITGHSGGARMASAYACARPDKIAALGASAGLRAGRPSPLDPMFAELQSCAPRQPVPVITFHGDADTVNPYQGRATDLRWGYSTPLAVQTWAHLNDCKTGPTITQVSAHVTRLTYTRCDGHAEVVLYKVAGGTHSWPGSPTDSSATKEIHAFTLMWQFFQPHHRH from the coding sequence ATGAGAGTTCGTGGTGTGCCCGTCGCGCTTGTTGCACTGCTGCTGCCGCCCTTCGTCAGCCCGGCCGGCGCCGTACCGGTGGAAGACCAGGCAGCCACAGCTTGTGTGCGTCAGCTTCCGCCTGGGACACAGACGATCCAGGTCCCCTTCCAAGGCGCCACCTATCCCGTTCGGGTGCATGTCCCGAACGGCGCAGCGGCCCGACAAACCCTGCCCATGGTGCTGAACCTGCACTACAGCAACGGAAACGCCGACCAGCAAGCGGCGTACTCCGGTCTCGAGCCGGTCGGCGACCAAGCCGGGTTCATCACCGTCCAGCCCAACGGCAACCTCCCGGCCGCGACTCCCAACCCGAACCAGATCTGGTTCTGGAACGTGCCCGGCGTACCAACCACCGCCGGCAGCTATCCCCCACCGGATGCTCGTGACGACATCGCCTACCTGACCAAGGTGATCGAGCACCTGACGACGGTTGCGTGCGTCGACACGTCGCGCGTCTACATCACCGGGCACTCCGGCGGCGCCCGGATGGCGTCCGCCTATGCCTGCGCCCGTCCGGACAAGATCGCCGCGCTGGGCGCCAGCGCCGGACTACGCGCAGGCCGCCCGTCTCCACTCGATCCGATGTTCGCCGAACTGCAGAGCTGCGCACCGCGCCAGCCCGTCCCCGTCATCACCTTCCACGGGGACGCGGACACCGTCAATCCGTACCAGGGCAGGGCAACCGACCTGCGCTGGGGCTACTCGACGCCACTGGCGGTCCAGACCTGGGCCCACCTCAACGACTGCAAGACCGGTCCGACCATTACCCAGGTCTCCGCACACGTCACCCGTCTGACGTACACCCGATGCGACGGCCACGCAGAAGTCGTCCTCTACAAAGTTGCCGGCGGCACCCATAGCTGGCCCGGCAGCCCCACCGACTCCAGCGCCACCAAAGAGATCCACGCCTTCACCCTCATGTGGCAGTTCTTCCAACCCCACCACCGCCACTGA
- a CDS encoding GNAT family N-acetyltransferase, which translates to MQLTACRFDDPAAQHLLHDLYAEQLATYGFADHPADDHVDRYLAPEGLFLLASTAQGLAVGCGGYRTYDSCAGVGEVRKMFVSPRWRGLGVGWGILRELELAAVARGLTQMILETGSLNTAAIHLYSLAGYRSIPSYVQGRREINRAFSKHL; encoded by the coding sequence GTGCAGCTGACAGCCTGCCGGTTCGACGACCCGGCAGCCCAGCACTTGCTCCACGACTTGTATGCCGAGCAGTTGGCCACGTACGGATTCGCTGACCATCCTGCGGACGATCACGTCGATCGCTACCTCGCCCCGGAAGGCCTTTTCTTATTGGCCTCAACGGCTCAGGGTTTGGCAGTCGGCTGCGGCGGTTATCGCACCTATGACTCGTGTGCGGGCGTCGGCGAGGTCCGGAAGATGTTCGTCAGCCCACGATGGCGGGGTCTGGGCGTCGGATGGGGAATCTTGCGCGAGCTCGAGCTAGCTGCCGTTGCGCGCGGATTGACGCAGATGATCCTGGAGACGGGCTCACTCAACACCGCCGCCATACATCTCTACTCGCTTGCCGGCTACCGATCGATCCCGTCCTACGTTCAGGGACGCCGGGAGATCAACCGCGCCTTCTCAAAGCACCTCTAG
- a CDS encoding MFS transporter, whose product MTRSEAADAAGDSAPVAYREVFAVGEFRALWAAQLASVAGDQLARVALAVLVFDRTGSAGWSALTYALTFLPDLIGGPLLSGFADRYSRRLVMVVCDLARVGLVAVMAIPGLPLWLLCVVLFVVQLFASPFSAARAAQLATILTGDRYVLGSSVSNVTSQAAQLLGFVAGGTIVAGLGVSQALLIDAGTFGLSALFVWVGTREHALTAGPARPPWLAAIAAGSVLVWRDRRLRYLVALACISGFYITVEGLAIPYAAEVGGGAMAAGVLLAANPAGQVVGMLVLTRQPPATRLRLMSWLAIGSCLPLVACALRPGLWMTVGLWALSGFSSAYQLVANAAFVQSVPDAQRGQAFGLARTALIVSQGVGVLVAGIAADLWTPATVVAAAGMLGIVAAACAARGYVRACRAVPGPGVAMT is encoded by the coding sequence ATGACCCGCTCCGAGGCGGCCGATGCGGCCGGTGATTCTGCGCCGGTGGCGTATCGGGAGGTCTTCGCTGTTGGGGAGTTCAGGGCGTTGTGGGCCGCGCAGCTTGCCTCGGTGGCGGGCGATCAGTTGGCGCGGGTCGCGTTGGCAGTGCTGGTGTTCGACCGTACTGGGTCGGCCGGTTGGTCTGCGCTGACGTACGCGTTGACCTTTTTGCCCGACCTGATCGGCGGGCCGCTGTTGTCGGGGTTCGCCGACAGGTACTCGCGGCGACTGGTGATGGTGGTGTGCGATCTGGCCCGGGTGGGGCTGGTCGCGGTGATGGCGATTCCTGGGCTGCCGTTGTGGTTGTTGTGCGTGGTGCTGTTCGTGGTGCAGCTGTTCGCGTCACCGTTTTCGGCGGCTCGTGCCGCGCAGTTGGCGACGATCCTGACCGGCGACCGGTACGTGCTGGGCAGTTCGGTATCGAACGTGACCTCGCAGGCCGCGCAATTACTGGGGTTCGTCGCTGGAGGCACCATCGTGGCGGGTCTTGGCGTGAGCCAGGCTCTCCTTATTGACGCCGGCACCTTCGGGTTGTCGGCCCTGTTCGTGTGGGTAGGCACCCGCGAGCACGCGCTCACCGCGGGCCCGGCGCGGCCACCGTGGCTGGCGGCGATAGCGGCGGGAAGCGTGCTGGTGTGGCGTGATCGCCGTCTGCGTTACCTGGTCGCCTTGGCCTGCATCTCCGGCTTCTACATCACTGTCGAGGGTCTCGCGATCCCGTACGCGGCGGAGGTGGGTGGCGGGGCAATGGCAGCCGGGGTGTTGCTGGCAGCCAACCCGGCCGGCCAAGTCGTAGGAATGCTGGTGCTGACCCGACAGCCGCCCGCAACCCGGCTGAGGCTCATGAGCTGGCTGGCAATTGGGTCCTGCCTGCCCCTGGTGGCGTGTGCGTTGCGGCCGGGCCTGTGGATGACGGTCGGGCTGTGGGCGCTGTCGGGATTCTCTTCGGCCTACCAACTGGTGGCGAATGCGGCCTTCGTGCAATCGGTACCCGACGCGCAGCGGGGCCAGGCGTTCGGCCTGGCCCGCACTGCGCTCATCGTGTCGCAAGGGGTGGGGGTCCTGGTCGCCGGTATCGCGGCAGACCTATGGACCCCTGCAACGGTGGTCGCTGCAGCGGGAATGCTGGGGATCGTGGCGGCGGCCTGCGCAGCACGTGGGTACGTTCGTGCGTGCCGCGCCGTGCCAGGTCCGGGTGTTGCTATGACCTGA